A single window of Tiliqua scincoides isolate rTilSci1 chromosome 10, rTilSci1.hap2, whole genome shotgun sequence DNA harbors:
- the EVA1B gene encoding protein eva-1 homolog B — protein METHKREMELLSNSMAAYAHIRDNPESFGLYFVLGVCFGLVLTLCLLVIHISWQPQTIPSRPHKSLRRFSEDEEEDDDEDEEEDTIDQGTSDPPLPMTELPLEPHSTPDGTLTVNVFASAEELERAQRLEERERILREIWRNGQPDILGTGTGTIGRVHYY, from the exons ATGGAGACACACAAGCGGGAGATGGAGCTACTGAGCAACAGCATGGCTGCCTACGCGCATATCCGAG ATAATCCAGAGAGCTTCGGGCTCTACTTTGTGCTGGGTGTGTGCTTTGGCCTGGTCCTGACCCTTTGCCTGCTGGTCATCCACATCTCATGGCAGCCCCAGACCATCCCATCCAGGCCCCACAAAAGCCTTCGCCGCTTCAGTGAggatgaagaagaagatgatgatgaagatgaggaGGAAGACACCATAGACCAGGGCACTTCTGATCCCCCGTTGCCTATGACGGAGCTGCCTTTGGAGCCGCACAGCACGCCTGATGGGACCCTCACAGTCAACGTCTTTGCCTCTGCAGAAGAGCTAGAGCGTGCTCAGCGGCTCGAGGAGCGCGAACGGATCCTGCGGGAGATCTGGCGCAATGGACAACCTGACATCCTCGGCACTGGAACTGGGACCATTGGCAGAGTCCACTACTATTGA